Part of the Paracoccus sp. MC1862 genome, CGCGATCAGGTCACGCTGCACTACCGGCAAGGAACGCCGGATCACACGATGGGAGCATGAGCATCTGATCGAAGAGGCGCAGATCAGGTTGCGCGGCCCGTCAGAGCCAATGACGCTTCGTCGATCCACCGTCGAGCATCCGTTCGGCACGATCAAGGCGTGGATGGGTGCGACCCATTTCCTGACCAGGCGACTGCCCAACGTGAAGACGGAAATGGCGCTGAACGTGCTGGCCTACAACATCAAGCGGATCGTCGCTTTGATCGGCATCCGAAGCTTCATGACCGCAATCCGGGCCTGAGAAGGCAGGGAAACTCCGTCTTTGCCCGCAGGTCACACTCTGAAGCGCTGCGCCAGATCCGAACAACCACCGGCCCCGATGCGGAGAGTTTCAACACAGGCTAAGCCCAAGGGCACCGTCGGACCTGGTCGCACACCTCTGCTGGTCAAGGCACGTCGAGCGCAGGTCGAAGCCAGAACGAACTGAACGCCAGACGGAGCACTGGATCCGACGGCCGCTCAAGGCAGCCGGTCAGGGCTGCGATGGCGGAGGTCTCCGCCCTGCCCGGCTGCCGGCATCGTGGCGCCCGGTGACATTCCTGAATTGCCAGCAAGGGTGACATTTCTGGATGGTTGCAACACATGACGAAGTTCTCCGCCCGCATCAAAGCCTTGTCATCGCTGCACCCGAAGTTTCGCCTTTCGGAAACACCCGCGCAGTCCGCTTGCCGTTTCCGGGCAGGTTAGCCACCCTGAGCCGACTTCAGGGCAAGGACGCGACGTGACCGATTATCTTCTGCTGCTCGTCGCCGGGTTCCTCGGCGGAATGCTGAACGCGGTGGCAGGAGGCGGCACCTTCATCGTCTTTCCGGCGCTGGTCTTCACCGGTGTCCCGGTCGTCATGGCGAACGCGACCAGCACGGTGGCCGCCCTGCCCGGCTATCTCGCGGCCGCACTCGGCTTCCGGCACGAGATTGCCCGCATTCCACGCGACATCGTGCTGCGGCTGACGCTGTGGACGCTGCTGGGCGGCGCGCTCGGGTCAGCGCTGCTGCTGGTGTCCTCGAACGAGGCGTTTTCGGCCATCGTGCCCTTCCTGCTGCTTGCCGCGACGCTGATCTTTCTTGCCGGCCCGCAACTGCGGGCCTTCGCCTCGCGCTTCCGCAACGGCGTCACGGCCTTTGGCGCGGGCACCATGGTCCCGGTCGCGCTTTACGGAGGATATTTCAACGGCGGCCTCGGGATCGTGCTTCTGGCGCTGTTCTCGCTATGGGGGATGACGGACATCCACAGCATGAACGGCCTCAAAACCTGGCTGTCCTTTGCGCTGTCCACCATCAGCCTTGGAATTTTTGCCTGGGGCGGGCAGATCGCCTGGCTGCCCTGCCTGATCCTTGCCGTCGGCGCCATCATCGGGGGTCTCGCCGGCGCACCTGTCGCCCGGCTGATGTCCGTCGGCGTCCTGCGCGGGTTGATCGCGGTGGTGGGCTTCGGCATGACGGCGCTATTCTTCTGGCGCCTTATCAACGGAGCGTGAACATGGCGGAAATCAAGCGGATCGAATGCGGCCCCCGGATGAGCATGGCGGTCGTCCACAACGGCGTCGTCTATCTGGCCGGGCAGGTGGGCAATCCCGGCGACAGCGTGACCGAGCAGACACGCGAGGTGCTGGCGCAGGTCGACCGGCTGCTGGCCGAGGCGGGGACCGACAAGACGCGCATTCTGACCGCCCAGATCTGGCTGGCCGACATGGCCGACTTTGCCGAGATGAACGCCGTCTGGGACGCCTGGGTGCCGCAGGGCCACTGCCCCGCCCGCGCGACGGGGGAAGCGAAGCTCGCTACCCCCGACTACAGGGTCGAGGCGATCATCACCGCCGCGCTGTAACCGCCGCCATCACCGACCGCGCCGCCCGCAAGCCGGGCGGCTCTCCTCCGCGGCCCAGCCGCTGCATCGCCAGGTCCATCGCGGCCAGTTGTTCGGCGCGGGCGTCGGGATCGTCCAGCAGGCGCAGCAGCGCGCTGGCCATGGGGCCGGGCTGGCAGTGCTTGCCCAGGAACTCGGGCACTGCGCGGGTCTCGCTGACGAGGTTCACCAGCGTCACCGTATCGGTCTTCAGCAGCATCCCCATCAGCGCCCGGCTGATCGGCGCCATGTCATAGCCGATCACCATCGGCACCCGGTTTGCGGCCAGTTCGAGGCTGACCGTCCCGGAGGCGGCCAGTGCCAGATCGGCGGCGGCGAATGCCGCGCGCTTGTCGGCCTGGTCCTGCACGATCACCGGCGCGGTCGGCCAGCGCCTTGCCATCCCGCCCAGCATGTCGGCGACGCCCGAAACGGTCGGCAGCACGACGCGGATCTCGGGCACCCGGTCGCGCAGCCGGATCAGCGCCTCGTCGAAGCGGGGGCCGAGCCGTTCGACCTCGCCGCGCCGCGATCCCGGCAGGCACAGGACAAGCGGCGCTTCGGCGGCAATGCCATGGGTTGCGCGGAAAGCCGCGGCCTCGTCAGGTGTCGCAACAGGCTCGGCCACGACTGGATGGCCAACAAAATCGCAGGTCATCCCGGCGGCCCGCATCAGCGGCGGCTCGAAGGGAAGAATGGCCAGCACATGGTCGATGACCTGCGCCATCTTCGCCGCCCGCCCCGCCCGCCATGCCCAGACCGAGGGCGCGACGTAATGCACGGTGCGGACCTGCGGCGCCGCGGCCCGAACGATCCGCGCCACCCGCAGCCCAAAATCGGGACTGTCGATCGTCACCAGCACATCGGGGGCCGCCGCGATCACCGCCCGCGCCGTTTCCGCGATCCGACGCTTGAGCGCGCGGTATTTCGGCAGGATCTCCCAGATGCCCATGAGGCTGAGCTCAGCCATGGGAAACAGGCTGCGCAGCCCCTGCGCGGCCATCGCCTCGCCGCCAATCCCCTGAAGCTCAAGGGCGGGGTCCAACTGCCGCAACCCGTCGATCAGCGCCCCGCCCAGACGGTCGCCCGAAGGCTCGCCCGCGATCAGGAAGGCCTTCATCGACCGTTGCCTGTCGCCTTGCAGCAGGCGGCAGGGGCTTCTTTCTGGCCCAAATACCCCGTCACTCCCGCGCCCACAGGAACAGCCCCGCAGCCTCGGCGGCGTCGATTGCCGCCTCGCGCTCCAGCAGCATCACGCCCCGGGCTTCCCAGGCGATCCCCGCCAGACCGGCGCGGGCAGCCTGCGCGACGGTATCGGGGCCGATCGCCGGCAGGTCGATGCGGCGGTCTTGCATCGGCTTCGGGGCCTTGTAAAGCACCCCGCGCCCGCCTGCCGCCACCGGCCGCAGCCCCTGATGTGCGGCGGCGAAATCCAGCATCGCCTCGGTCCCCGGCAGCGTCTCGAAGGCGAGGCAGAGGCCCTGCACCACCACGCAGCCTTGGCCGATGTCCAAAGGCCCTGTCACTCTCAGGATCTCGGCCGCACGCGCGGCATCGGCCCGGTCGGCCTCGGAGGGCTCGCCCACAAGCACGCCCGGACCGGGGACAAGATCAGGGCGGATCGCAGTGACGCCCACGACCTCGAAATCCCACTCTTCGAAAATCGCGATCAACTCGCGCAGCGCGCCATCGTCGCCCGCCTGCATTGCCGCCAGAAAACGCGGCACCAGCGTCGCGGTGCGCGGATCGAAAGCCTCGGGGTCAAGCCGGGGTCGGCGGATGGCACCGGCGAAGACGACGCAGGTGACGCCCTCGTCCGCAAGGCCATCAAGGAAGGGGACCAGCCGTTCCAGCCGGAAGGACGTTGCCGGGATCGGCGGCGCAAAACCTTCCATTGCGTAGACGAGCGGGGCATCCAGCGCCTCGGCCAGAAGACCGGGCAGCGCCCCTTCGCCTGCGATGATCGCCGTCCTGCCGGTCATGCGGGGGGCTTCAGGAAGCTGCGCTCGCTGGGACCGAGGATGAAGTCCAGCACCTCGCGCTCCATCGGCGTGACCTCGCCTTCGGCCCGGGCGCGCGCGGCGTCGCGGAAGGACCCCGTCGCCAGCGCCGCCAGCAGATCGCGCAGCGCCGCGATGTCGCCCCGATCCGCGCCGCGCCGCTTGAGGCCAACGAGGTTCAGCCCCTCGAATTGCCCGCGCGGCCCCGACACCAGCGCGTGCGGCAGCACGTCCGCCGTCACCATCGTCAAGGCACCGATCATGGCCCCGCGGCCGATGCGGACGAACTGGTGGATGCCGGACAACCCGCCGACGATCACCTCGTCCTCGATCACGCAATGCCCGGCAACGGCGACACTGTTGACCAGGATCACGCGGTCGCCGATCCGACAGTCATGGGCGACGTGGCAGCTTGCCATGAACAGCCCGTCATCGCCGACCTGCGTCAGCCCGCCGCCGCCGGCCGTGCCGGGATTCATCGTCACATATTCGCGTATGCGGTTGCGGGCGCCGATGACAAGCCGGGTCCGCTCTCCCTGAAACTTCAGGTCTTGGGGGATGCCGCCGATGCAGGCAAAGGGAAAGATGACCGTTTCGGCCCCGATTTTGGTGTCGCCTGCGACGACCACATGGGATTTCAGTTCGACCCTGTCACCCAGCCGCACCTCGGGTCCGACATGGCAAAAGGGGCCGATGCGGACGCCTTGCCCCAGTTCCGCACCCGTCTCGACGATGGCCGAGGGGTGGATGGCGGTGTCAGCCATCTGCTGGCGCCATCATCGCTGTGAACTCGGCCTCGGCGCAGATCTGCCCGTCGACCTTGGCCTGCCCCGTGAACTTCCAGATCTTGCCGCCGGAGCGCTTGACCCGGACATGCAGTTCAAGCACGTCGCCGGGCTGGACCATGCGGCGGAACTTGCAGCCGTCGATGCCCATGAAATAGGTCAGCATGGTCTTGTCGATCATGTTCATGCTGATGCCCACCACGACCGCCGAGGTCTGGGCCATCGCCTCGACGATCAAGACGCCGGGCATCACCGGCTGGTCGGGGAAATGGCCGGGGAAATGCGGCTCGTTCGAGGTGACGCACTTGATCCCGACCGCGCCTTCATGGGGCACGATGTCCCGGACCCTGTCGATCATCAGGAAGGGATAGCGGTGCGGGATGATCCGCTTGATCAGAGCCAGATCGGCAGAGTCGTAGGGGGCGGGGTTGCGCGCGGTCTCGGCCATCTTGTGCTCCGAATATTTCCTTCGTGCCTATCAAATGGCCGGAAGACTTGGCAAGGCAGCCCCGGTTGTGCCAGCGGCGGGTCCATCTCGATGGGCGGCAAGCCGCGCGTGGCGGATGGCGCTGGAGGACAGGTCCGACATCGGCACGTTGACCAGCACCCAGGCGGGCGGCGTCCTGTCCGCCAGACGGCCCGCCTGGTCTTCGGGCAGGCGATGCGGGCCAAGGATGTGGGCCGCGCGCGAGGTGCGGGCAGATGTGCGCGAGCCGGGACGGGCGATCACCCCGATCGGCACCTGAGCCGCGATCCCGCGCCAGCGGTCCCACCGGCTGAACTGGATCAGGTTGTCCGACCCCATCAGCCAGACGAACCGCACGCCCGGATAACGCGCCCGCAGCACCGCGATGGTGTCGGCGGTCCAGCGCGTGCCCAGCCCCGCCTCGATCCCCGTGACAAGGATGCGCGGGTCGCGGGCAAGCCGACGGGCCGCGTCGATCCGCTGGCCCAAGGGTGCCGGACCCTGCGGCTTCAGCGGATTGCCGGGGCTGACCAGCCACCAGACGCGGTCAAGCCGGAACCGCTGCAGCGCCATGCGGGTGATATGCAGATGCCCCTGATGGGCCGGGTCGAACGAGCCGCCGAGCAGGCCGATCCTCTGCCCGGCAAAGGCAAGGGGGCGGTCGCCTGATCCCTTTGCCACGCCTAGCGCGGGTCCTGCGGGGCAGCGGGCGCGCCTTCGGGCAGGTCCAGCGCCGTTCCGGCGGGCGCCACCGCAGAGCCGCCGGGCGCGTCCCCGGGTTCGGGGGCAGCGCTTTCTTCCTCGGCAGCCTCCTCGCGCGCGCGGGCCTGCGCCAGCGCGGCGGCCACGATCTCGCGCCCGTCGCCCAGTTCGGCATCCAGCGCCGCGATGGTGGCGGCAGTGACGTCGATGCGCTCATCGGCGATCAGCACGGTGCGCTGGTCCAGCACCACCAGCGCGCCGCGTGCCGTCATCAGCCGCCCCAGCACAGGCGCGGCCGCTTGGGCGAACAAGGCGCGGTCGAGATCGGACATCTCCGCCAGCGCATTGCGCGCGGCCTCGCGTTCCGCGCGGACCGCCATCACCCGTTCGTCGAAGCGGGCGGCGCGCTGGCGGAATTCCTCGGGCGACAGGGTGGCACGGGCGGCCGTCAGAGCATCCTCGTCGGCGACCAGATCGGCAAAGGCGCGGTCGTTGTCGGCGGCCACCTGCCGCGACTGGGCCGCGAGTTCGGCTTGGGCGCGCATCCCCCAGCGCGACTGGCGGTACATGGCCTCCTGGTCCACGGTCAGCACCGCCCGGCCCAGCGCGGCGGCGGCGCCCCCGGCCGGCAGAGTGGGCGGCACCACCCGCAGGGGCGCGCCACTTTCGGGACCGGGGCCGGCAGGCGGAGGTCCGCCGGGTGCAGCGGGCCGGGACAGTTCAGGCCCGGCAAGATCGCCCGCGTCATTCGGTGGAACCGGCGCCGGGGATTGCGGAGGACGGGCAGAGCCGAAGGGCGAGGGC contains:
- a CDS encoding sulfite exporter TauE/SafE family protein is translated as MTDYLLLLVAGFLGGMLNAVAGGGTFIVFPALVFTGVPVVMANATSTVAALPGYLAAALGFRHEIARIPRDIVLRLTLWTLLGGALGSALLLVSSNEAFSAIVPFLLLAATLIFLAGPQLRAFASRFRNGVTAFGAGTMVPVALYGGYFNGGLGIVLLALFSLWGMTDIHSMNGLKTWLSFALSTISLGIFAWGGQIAWLPCLILAVGAIIGGLAGAPVARLMSVGVLRGLIAVVGFGMTALFFWRLINGA
- a CDS encoding RidA family protein encodes the protein MAEIKRIECGPRMSMAVVHNGVVYLAGQVGNPGDSVTEQTREVLAQVDRLLAEAGTDKTRILTAQIWLADMADFAEMNAVWDAWVPQGHCPARATGEAKLATPDYRVEAIITAAL
- the lpxB gene encoding lipid-A-disaccharide synthase, producing MKAFLIAGEPSGDRLGGALIDGLRQLDPALELQGIGGEAMAAQGLRSLFPMAELSLMGIWEILPKYRALKRRIAETARAVIAAAPDVLVTIDSPDFGLRVARIVRAAAPQVRTVHYVAPSVWAWRAGRAAKMAQVIDHVLAILPFEPPLMRAAGMTCDFVGHPVVAEPVATPDEAAAFRATHGIAAEAPLVLCLPGSRRGEVERLGPRFDEALIRLRDRVPEIRVVLPTVSGVADMLGGMARRWPTAPVIVQDQADKRAAFAAADLALAASGTVSLELAANRVPMVIGYDMAPISRALMGMLLKTDTVTLVNLVSETRAVPEFLGKHCQPGPMASALLRLLDDPDARAEQLAAMDLAMQRLGRGGEPPGLRAARSVMAAVTARR
- a CDS encoding LpxI family protein yields the protein MTGRTAIIAGEGALPGLLAEALDAPLVYAMEGFAPPIPATSFRLERLVPFLDGLADEGVTCVVFAGAIRRPRLDPEAFDPRTATLVPRFLAAMQAGDDGALRELIAIFEEWDFEVVGVTAIRPDLVPGPGVLVGEPSEADRADAARAAEILRVTGPLDIGQGCVVVQGLCLAFETLPGTEAMLDFAAAHQGLRPVAAGGRGVLYKAPKPMQDRRIDLPAIGPDTVAQAARAGLAGIAWEARGVMLLEREAAIDAAEAAGLFLWARE
- the lpxA gene encoding acyl-ACP--UDP-N-acetylglucosamine O-acyltransferase, whose protein sequence is MADTAIHPSAIVETGAELGQGVRIGPFCHVGPEVRLGDRVELKSHVVVAGDTKIGAETVIFPFACIGGIPQDLKFQGERTRLVIGARNRIREYVTMNPGTAGGGGLTQVGDDGLFMASCHVAHDCRIGDRVILVNSVAVAGHCVIEDEVIVGGLSGIHQFVRIGRGAMIGALTMVTADVLPHALVSGPRGQFEGLNLVGLKRRGADRGDIAALRDLLAALATGSFRDAARARAEGEVTPMEREVLDFILGPSERSFLKPPA
- the fabZ gene encoding 3-hydroxyacyl-ACP dehydratase FabZ; translated protein: MAETARNPAPYDSADLALIKRIIPHRYPFLMIDRVRDIVPHEGAVGIKCVTSNEPHFPGHFPDQPVMPGVLIVEAMAQTSAVVVGISMNMIDKTMLTYFMGIDGCKFRRMVQPGDVLELHVRVKRSGGKIWKFTGQAKVDGQICAEAEFTAMMAPADG
- a CDS encoding nicotinate-nucleotide adenylyltransferase, whose protein sequence is MAKGSGDRPLAFAGQRIGLLGGSFDPAHQGHLHITRMALQRFRLDRVWWLVSPGNPLKPQGPAPLGQRIDAARRLARDPRILVTGIEAGLGTRWTADTIAVLRARYPGVRFVWLMGSDNLIQFSRWDRWRGIAAQVPIGVIARPGSRTSARTSRAAHILGPHRLPEDQAGRLADRTPPAWVLVNVPMSDLSSSAIRHARLAAHRDGPAAGTTGAALPSLPAI
- a CDS encoding OmpH family outer membrane protein — translated: MRHGLGQAGLAAALLGALLAPAPVAGQEPPPARPSPFGSARPPQSPAPVPPNDAGDLAGPELSRPAAPGGPPPAGPGPESGAPLRVVPPTLPAGGAAAALGRAVLTVDQEAMYRQSRWGMRAQAELAAQSRQVAADNDRAFADLVADEDALTAARATLSPEEFRQRAARFDERVMAVRAEREAARNALAEMSDLDRALFAQAAAPVLGRLMTARGALVVLDQRTVLIADERIDVTAATIAALDAELGDGREIVAAALAQARAREEAAEEESAAPEPGDAPGGSAVAPAGTALDLPEGAPAAPQDPR